The Candidatus Binatia bacterium genome has a window encoding:
- a CDS encoding putative enoyl-CoA hydratase/isomerase — MAIHYEKSGHVVTITIDRPEARNALDLDHFGQLADCWVRYRDDDDAYVAILTGVGDVYCVGADLKKFIPMVTDNVERLASGGASEQVGGSRYTMAHSLVAVLRDGALLPDGTEFTLYKPVIAAINGVCAAGGLEMLWNTDLRVMAEDAWLQLAEPRRGLFPGGGSTVHSVRQLSWCHAMEVLLLADRISAQRAWEMGLVNAVVPRDRVLAKAREWAETICLNGPLAIRTVKESAKRSTFLDLKSALNLEMELSARVFMSEDAREGVAAFREKRPPRWTGR, encoded by the coding sequence ATGGCCATTCACTACGAAAAGTCGGGGCACGTGGTCACCATCACCATCGACCGGCCGGAGGCGCGCAATGCGCTTGACCTCGATCATTTCGGCCAGTTGGCCGATTGCTGGGTGCGCTACCGTGATGACGACGATGCCTACGTGGCCATTTTGACCGGGGTCGGCGATGTGTACTGCGTGGGCGCCGATTTGAAGAAATTCATTCCGATGGTGACCGACAACGTGGAACGACTCGCCTCCGGTGGAGCCAGCGAGCAGGTGGGTGGTTCGCGTTACACCATGGCTCACAGCTTGGTGGCCGTGCTGCGGGATGGTGCATTACTGCCTGACGGCACCGAGTTTACACTGTACAAGCCGGTCATTGCTGCAATCAACGGTGTGTGCGCGGCAGGCGGGTTGGAAATGTTGTGGAATACTGACCTTCGAGTGATGGCCGAGGATGCTTGGCTGCAACTGGCAGAACCACGCCGCGGACTTTTTCCCGGCGGCGGATCGACCGTGCACAGTGTCCGGCAGTTGTCCTGGTGCCATGCGATGGAGGTCTTGCTGCTGGCCGATCGGATTTCCGCCCAGCGAGCTTGGGAAATGGGGCTGGTCAACGCCGTTGTGCCGCGGGATCGAGTGCTAGCCAAGGCACGCGAATGGGCGGAGACGATTTGCTTAAACGGCCCACTGGCGATCCGTACCGTCAAGGAATCTGCAAAGCGGAGCACATTCTTGGATCTCAAAAGCGCTTTAAACCTGGAAATGGAGCTTTCTGCCCGCGTGTTCATGAGCGAAGATGCCCGCGAAGGAGTCGCAGCATTCCGCGAGAAACGACCACCTCGCTGGACGGGCCGTTGA
- a CDS encoding AsnC family transcriptional regulator, with translation MRLGAEHFELDATDLEILSLLQENCKLPLAKIGERVGLSAPSVVERVKKLEDHGVILGYRAIVDARKVGKDVTAFIGVSVGHPRWIGSFEEQVGKLPEVLECHHVTGQHTFLLKVKTRNTSTLEGLIRAIRSIGGVDRTETMVVLSTHMERTEVALPQSDPSDGRKSGRKARAETGEQAPKLA, from the coding sequence ATGCGATTAGGAGCCGAACATTTCGAACTGGATGCGACCGATCTAGAAATTCTCAGCCTTTTGCAGGAGAACTGCAAACTGCCGCTAGCCAAGATCGGCGAGCGTGTGGGCCTTTCCGCCCCGTCGGTGGTGGAGCGTGTGAAGAAGCTGGAGGACCACGGTGTGATCCTCGGATATCGAGCCATCGTGGATGCTCGTAAGGTGGGCAAAGATGTGACGGCGTTCATTGGTGTTTCGGTTGGCCACCCCCGTTGGATTGGGTCGTTCGAAGAGCAAGTCGGGAAGTTGCCTGAAGTTCTCGAGTGCCATCACGTGACTGGGCAGCACACGTTTCTGCTCAAGGTGAAAACGCGGAACACGTCCACCCTGGAAGGGCTCATCCGGGCCATCCGTTCGATCGGGGGCGTAGACCGAACGGAGACTATGGTCGTGCTGTCCACGCACATGGAGAGAACGGAGGTTGCGCTTCCGCAGAGCGATCCGTCCGACGGTCGCAAGAGCGGTCGCAAGGCCCGTGCGGAAACGGGAGAACAGGCTCCAAAGCTGGCATAG